In Cricetulus griseus strain 17A/GY unplaced genomic scaffold, alternate assembly CriGri-PICRH-1.0 unplaced_scaffold_375, whole genome shotgun sequence, a single window of DNA contains:
- the LOC113837930 gene encoding uncharacterized protein LOC113837930: MMAGKHIVEDQIEEEYSLFGGSDKLKPLRDTLMGGLYGDHLKTPGSEEGFATQRDEGKYQEGPEEHTDTCNARRFWGEGSSPVAAPDPWFSLAGFYAFGISQTLMNKTSWPISCWSTESLPEAFPCLNISSCLVCLWTWGNTSSCQEVQSQYPVARAASALSCLKGFQPPDNSGSPAVAVDTLSHCPQEGGRGAGANSTRAMGRGHQSGSPSGQASGSSQWGSLPPPSPAPQPLPPSPTPDVELQSHCPNISVPQARACRQCPCARPRPHPRLRLHLEH, encoded by the exons ATGATGGCAGGAAAACACATCGTGGAAGACCAGATCGAGGAGGAGTACAGCCTGTTTGGAGGCTCAG ACAAATTGAAGCCTCTCAGAGACACACTGATGGGTGGCCTGTATGGAGATCACTTGAAGACTCCTGGATCAGAGGAAGGGTTCGCAACACAGAGGGATGAAGGAAAGTACCAGGAGGGTCCAGAGGAGCACACTGACACCTGCAATGCAAGGCGGTTCTGGGGGGAAGGCTCCAGCCCTGTGGCAGCACCAGACCCCTGGTTTTCATTGGCTGGTTTCTATGCCTTTGGTATTAGCCAGACTTTGATGAACAAGACCTCTTGGCCCATCTCCTGCTGGAGCACGGAGAGCTTGCCAGAAGCCTTTCCATGCCTCAACATTTCGTCTTGCTTGGTCTGTCTTTGGACATGGGGTAACACCAGCTCTTGTCAAGAGGTCCAGAGCCAGTACCCAGTGGCCAGGGCAGCCAGTGCATTGTCTTGCTTGAAGGGATTCCAGCCCCCTGATAACTCAGGCTCTCCAGCTGTGGCTGTGGACACTTTGAGCCACTGTCCccaagagggaggaagaggagctgGTGCCAACTCAACCAGGGCCATGGGGAGAGGCCACCAGTCAGGCTCACCCTCAGGACAGGCTTCTGGCTCTAGTCAATGGGGCAGCCTACCACCTCCCAGCCCAGCACCCCAGCCTCTGCCCCCTTCGCCCACCCCAGATGTCGAGCTACAATCCCACTGCCCCAACATCTCTGTGCCTCAAGCCAGGGCTTGCCGCCAGTGCCCCTGTGcccgcccccgcccccacccccgcctCAGACTCCACCTTGAACACTGA
- the LOC113837931 gene encoding uncharacterized protein LOC113837931, whose amino-acid sequence MMAGKHIVEDQIEEEYSLFGGSDKLKPLRDTLMGGLYGDHLKTPGSEEGFATQRDEGKYQEGPEDPWFSLAGFYAFGISQTLMNNTSWPIRKAPFVSCWSMDSLPEAFPCLNISSCLDCRWTWGNTSSCQQVQSQYPVSRAASALSCLKGFQPPDNSGSPAVAVDTLSHRPQEGGRRAGANSTRAMGRGHQSGSPSGQASGSSQWGSLPPPSPALQPLSPSSTPDVELQSHCPNISVPQARAFGPRQHPRPRQPHCRRSLHFEHGSLDQTPRNMMDFHHQLPSARHSCPKLSPSQCPSLLCNPPSVPNPSLDAASLSK is encoded by the coding sequence ATAAATTGAAGCCTCTCAGAGACACACTGATGGGTGGCCTGTATGGAGATCACTTGAAGACTCCTGGATCAGAGGAAGGGTTCGCAACACAGAGGGATGAAGGAAAGTACCAGGAGGGTCCAGAGGACCCCTGGTTTTCATTGGCTGGTTTCTATGCCTTTGGTATTAGCCAGACTTTGATGAACAATACCTCATGGCCCATCAGGAAGGCTCCCTTTGTCTCCTGCTGGAGCATGGATAGCTTGCCAGAAGCCTTTCCATGCCTCAACATTTCGTCTTGTTTGGACTGTCGTTGGACATGGGGTAACACCAGCTCTTGTCAACAGGTCCAGAGCCAGTACCCAGTGTCCAGGGCAGCCAGTGCATTGTCTTGCTTGAAGGGATTCCAGCCCCCTGATAACTCAGGCTCTCCAGCTGTGGCCGTGGACACTTTGAGCCACCGTCCCCAAGAGGGAGGACGACGAGCTGGTGCCAACTCAACCAGGGCCATGGGGAGAGGCCACCAGTCAGGCTCACCCTCAGGACAGGCTTCTGGCTCTAGTCAATGGGGAAGCCTACCACCTCCCAGCCCAGCACTCCAGCCTCTGTCCCCTTCGTCCACCCCAGATGTCGAGCTACAATCCCACTGCCCCAACATCTCAGTGCCTCAAGCCAGGGCTTTCGGCCCCCGCCAACACCCCCGCCCCCGCCAACCACACTGCCGCCGCAGCCTCCACTTTGAACACGGATCACTTGATCAGACGCCCAGAAACATGATGGACTTTCACCACCAACTCCCTTCAGCCAGGCACTCCTGCCCCAAACTTTCTCCATCTCAATGCCCTTCCTTGCTCTGCAACCCACCATCTGTCCCCAACCCAAGTCTTGATGCAGCCTCCTTGTCCAAATGA